In one Fodinicola acaciae genomic region, the following are encoded:
- a CDS encoding class I SAM-dependent methyltransferase → MTDNGKVLLRDLDFDAFYRGDSPVQGVAGFAVMPWDIGGPQPALVETEAAGQISGEVLDAGCGLGENSLFLASKGYRVTGVDGAAEVVARNQEKAAERGLNVRFAVADATRLDGYDGQFGTVIDSALYHCLAVEQRHDYVAALHRATVPGARLHIFCFTEEGIGGLPLDMAVTEENLRTTVGKHWTIDSLRREHYTVAFTPEQFAGLLNDMFPDFGGATEPVTDDQGRLRIPIWHLTATRG, encoded by the coding sequence ATGACCGACAACGGCAAAGTCCTCCTCCGCGACCTGGATTTCGACGCGTTCTATCGCGGTGACTCACCTGTCCAAGGCGTCGCCGGATTCGCGGTCATGCCGTGGGACATCGGCGGTCCGCAGCCGGCACTGGTCGAGACCGAGGCGGCCGGACAGATCAGCGGCGAGGTGCTCGACGCCGGCTGCGGCCTCGGCGAAAACTCGCTTTTCCTCGCTTCCAAGGGATATCGCGTGACCGGCGTCGACGGCGCGGCGGAGGTGGTGGCGCGAAACCAGGAGAAAGCGGCCGAGCGCGGCCTCAACGTACGCTTCGCGGTCGCCGACGCCACGCGGCTGGACGGTTACGATGGACAGTTTGGCACGGTGATCGACAGCGCGCTCTATCACTGCCTCGCGGTCGAGCAGCGCCACGACTATGTCGCCGCGTTGCACCGCGCGACCGTGCCTGGCGCGCGGCTGCACATCTTCTGCTTCACCGAAGAAGGAATCGGCGGCCTGCCGCTGGACATGGCCGTCACGGAGGAAAATCTGCGTACGACGGTCGGCAAGCACTGGACGATCGACTCATTGCGCCGCGAGCATTACACCGTCGCGTTCACGCCGGAGCAGTTTGCCGGGCTCCTCAACGACATGTTTCCGGACTTCGGCGGCGCGACCGAGCCGGTGACCGACGACCAGGGCCGGCTGCGCATTCCGATCTGGCACCTGACCGCTACGCGCGGATAG
- a CDS encoding ArsR/SmtB family transcription factor → MHAFDILGDPVRRRILELLADGELTSGAITDVIRAEFSLSQPAVSQHLRVLRENGFASVRAEGARRFYAVDATQLSEVDMWLDRFRGLWNQRLDALATELARGRRASRTASGPPRRPTRHSTDAGEADPPEKGT, encoded by the coding sequence GTGCACGCGTTCGACATCCTGGGTGACCCGGTGCGCCGGCGCATTCTCGAGCTACTCGCCGACGGCGAGCTGACCTCCGGCGCGATCACGGACGTGATACGGGCCGAGTTCTCGTTGTCCCAGCCGGCTGTCTCCCAGCATCTGCGCGTTCTGCGTGAGAACGGGTTCGCGTCGGTCCGGGCCGAGGGGGCCCGCCGGTTCTATGCCGTCGACGCCACGCAGCTGAGCGAGGTTGACATGTGGTTGGACCGGTTTCGCGGGCTCTGGAATCAGCGGCTCGATGCCCTGGCAACCGAGCTGGCTCGCGGCAGGCGTGCATCCCGGACCGCAAGTGGCCCACCCCGCCGGCCGACCCGGCACAGCACCGATGCGGGTGAGGCCGATCCGCCAGAGAAAGGAACATGA
- a CDS encoding LacI family DNA-binding transcriptional regulator translates to MKPEGLRRATVQDVAKAAGVSPSTVSRALNGSGYAAEDVRRRVLAAAARIGYVPDANARNLRQGTSRAIGVLVCDLGNPFYANLAVGIEKALRLAGRHMVLTNDSTDAQNELEAARTMSGSNSARCCP, encoded by the coding sequence GTGAAGCCGGAGGGCCTCCGCCGCGCCACCGTGCAGGACGTCGCCAAAGCCGCCGGCGTCTCGCCATCGACCGTTTCGCGAGCCCTGAACGGCTCCGGATACGCGGCGGAGGACGTACGCCGCCGCGTACTGGCCGCCGCCGCGCGGATCGGCTATGTGCCGGACGCCAACGCGCGCAACCTGCGGCAAGGCACCAGCCGCGCGATCGGAGTGCTGGTCTGCGACCTCGGCAACCCGTTCTACGCCAACCTGGCCGTCGGCATCGAGAAGGCGCTCCGGCTGGCCGGCCGCCACATGGTGCTCACCAACGACAGCACCGACGCACAGAACGAGCTGGAGGCGGCGCGGACGATGTCCGGCTCGAATTCGGCCCGGTGCTGCCCATGA
- a CDS encoding class I SAM-dependent methyltransferase, whose protein sequence is MDTDLVGVQKTLSPVLRAKALDNRLPDPILGDTYAEQAMRRLDPDYDKRRFGTSQLGLVAVVRAKAHDDWARAFLAGHADAVVLHLGCGLDARVYRIDPPGTVDWYDVDYPSVIELRQSVLPPREHYTLIGSSVTDLDWLDRVPRGRPALMVAEGLVPYLTETDLRRLLTGVVDAFPTGQIQFDTVSAWAWRTSKWDPTLRRYGARFHCGFDDPAALAGWHPRLEYVDEAPMNDSPLLMAKAPANVRRTYRVLNLLPGMKRSTRIVRFRF, encoded by the coding sequence GTGGACACCGATCTCGTCGGAGTGCAGAAGACGCTCAGCCCCGTGCTCAGGGCCAAAGCGCTGGACAACCGGTTGCCGGACCCGATCCTCGGCGACACCTACGCCGAGCAGGCGATGCGCCGCCTCGACCCCGACTACGACAAACGCAGGTTTGGTACCAGCCAGCTGGGTCTCGTCGCGGTCGTACGCGCGAAGGCCCACGACGACTGGGCGCGGGCCTTTCTCGCCGGTCATGCCGACGCGGTGGTGCTGCACCTCGGCTGTGGCCTGGACGCCAGGGTCTATCGGATCGACCCTCCCGGCACGGTCGACTGGTATGACGTGGACTATCCGTCGGTCATCGAGCTGCGGCAAAGCGTCCTTCCGCCGCGCGAGCACTACACACTGATCGGCTCCAGCGTCACCGACCTGGACTGGCTCGACCGTGTCCCGCGTGGCCGGCCGGCGCTGATGGTCGCCGAGGGACTGGTGCCATACCTGACCGAGACCGACCTGCGGCGCCTGCTGACCGGCGTCGTCGACGCGTTTCCGACCGGTCAGATCCAGTTCGACACGGTGTCGGCGTGGGCTTGGCGTACCTCGAAATGGGACCCCACGCTGCGTCGTTACGGTGCGCGGTTTCACTGTGGTTTCGACGATCCCGCCGCGCTGGCCGGCTGGCACCCGCGGCTGGAATACGTCGACGAGGCGCCGATGAACGACTCGCCGCTGCTGATGGCCAAGGCGCCGGCGAACGTACGCCGCACGTACCGCGTGTTGAACCTGCTGCCGGGCATGAAACGGTCGACTCGGATCGTGCGCTTCCGGTTTTGA
- a CDS encoding CPBP family intramembrane glutamic endopeptidase, with protein sequence MVVTWIGSAGLVIAQPLLGLSPDLLTLAQFGPTIGMLAAVGLAAALRRPSTLTPATVSLTTVARRIVVGAAILTLLFFGYVEVATAIGHPVRVPNITAFGLLAVLQLAGACGEELGWRSFLQRHLRVRWPTLVSSVVVGVLWGSWHVQYYRFGFAFLATFVVTTVAVSVIFGVLTEGSGWWSLPIAGILHWLLNLGILLFADFQHGGQPTVTVLAVVSVVAAAITATVAHYRRAD encoded by the coding sequence GTGGTCGTCACCTGGATCGGCTCGGCCGGCCTCGTGATCGCGCAACCGCTCCTCGGCCTGTCCCCCGACCTGCTCACGCTGGCACAGTTTGGCCCCACCATTGGGATGCTCGCCGCGGTCGGTCTGGCGGCCGCGCTGCGGCGACCGTCGACGCTCACGCCGGCCACGGTCTCGCTCACGACCGTGGCCCGCCGAATCGTCGTCGGCGCGGCCATTCTCACGCTGTTGTTCTTCGGTTACGTGGAAGTGGCGACCGCCATCGGTCATCCGGTCAGGGTGCCCAACATCACCGCGTTTGGCCTCCTGGCGGTTCTTCAGCTCGCCGGCGCGTGTGGTGAGGAGCTTGGCTGGCGATCGTTTCTGCAGCGGCATCTGCGCGTACGCTGGCCGACTCTGGTTTCGAGCGTGGTGGTCGGCGTGCTCTGGGGCAGCTGGCACGTCCAGTACTACCGCTTCGGATTCGCTTTCCTGGCCACGTTCGTGGTGACCACGGTCGCCGTTTCGGTGATATTCGGCGTACTCACCGAAGGCAGCGGCTGGTGGTCACTGCCGATCGCCGGCATCCTCCACTGGCTGCTCAACCTGGGGATCCTGCTGTTCGCCGACTTCCAGCACGGCGGCCAGCCGACGGTGACGGTCCTCGCCGTCGTCAGCGTCGTCGCCGCCGCGATCACGGCGACGGTCGCGCACTATCGCCGCGCCGATTAG
- a CDS encoding Hsp20/alpha crystallin family protein: MLMRTDPFRELDRLTQQVLGTSGTWSRPNAMPMDAYRSGEEFVVAFDLPGVAPDAIELNVERNVLTVKAERRPAPVGDNVEMQVAERPLGVFSRQLFLGETLDTDNIQAHYDAGVLTLRIPVAEKAKPRKIAISHGTAKQIDA, encoded by the coding sequence ATGTTGATGCGCACCGATCCGTTCCGCGAGCTCGACCGACTGACACAGCAGGTCCTTGGCACGTCAGGCACGTGGTCGCGGCCCAACGCCATGCCGATGGACGCTTACCGTTCCGGCGAGGAGTTCGTGGTCGCGTTCGACCTTCCCGGTGTCGCGCCGGACGCGATCGAGCTCAACGTCGAGCGCAACGTGCTCACCGTCAAGGCCGAGCGTCGGCCGGCACCGGTCGGCGACAACGTCGAGATGCAGGTCGCCGAGCGGCCGCTCGGCGTGTTCTCCCGGCAGCTGTTCCTCGGCGAGACGCTGGACACCGACAACATCCAGGCGCATTACGACGCCGGCGTGCTGACGCTGCGCATCCCGGTCGCGGAAAAGGCAAAACCGCGCAAGATCGCGATCAGCCACGGCACCGCGAAACAGATCGACGCCTGA
- a CDS encoding SMI1/KNR4 family protein codes for MRETSGGWDIDHVKAKLAAMAAADPARERFGAASHRYRLNAPVAAAEIGVFERLHDIRLPTAYRTFLTSLGSGGAGPYYGMIDWAEVAAPGGQPYTPGFLATPFPHTGFWNPNTDAANLVPDEEYWHDRWITGSVAIVHFGCGAYVRLAVCGRSAGQVWFDDRVSDGGLRPGPDFRDWYLSWLDETPEFSSAFGFGAADT; via the coding sequence GTGCGCGAGACCAGCGGTGGATGGGATATCGACCACGTGAAGGCAAAACTCGCCGCGATGGCAGCGGCGGATCCGGCGCGCGAACGCTTCGGGGCCGCCAGCCATCGTTATCGGCTGAACGCACCGGTCGCCGCCGCCGAAATCGGCGTTTTCGAGCGCCTCCACGACATCCGGCTGCCGACGGCATACCGGACTTTCCTGACCAGCCTCGGGAGTGGCGGCGCCGGTCCCTATTACGGCATGATCGACTGGGCGGAGGTTGCCGCACCTGGCGGCCAACCGTACACACCGGGGTTTCTCGCGACTCCGTTCCCGCACACCGGATTCTGGAATCCGAACACCGACGCGGCAAACCTGGTGCCGGACGAGGAATACTGGCACGACCGCTGGATCACCGGGTCCGTCGCCATCGTCCACTTCGGCTGCGGCGCATACGTGCGGCTGGCGGTCTGCGGTCGGTCCGCCGGCCAGGTGTGGTTCGACGACCGGGTCAGCGATGGCGGACTGCGGCCCGGCCCCGACTTTCGCGACTGGTATTTGTCCTGGTTGGACGAAACTCCGGAGTTCTCAAGCGCTTTCGGCTTCGGCGCGGCGGATACGTAG
- a CDS encoding DUF6343 family protein, which yields MRGRKRSRAEYQRGLPDYHDPTAGIGGAPPAYSALTLRIWLASFGLVVCLGGGIAAVVLHVPAWIAIVLFVFAAIALVDLGWVVHRKLRGEPH from the coding sequence ATGCGAGGCCGAAAACGCAGCAGAGCCGAATACCAGCGTGGCCTGCCGGACTATCACGACCCGACCGCCGGCATCGGCGGCGCTCCGCCCGCGTACAGCGCGCTGACGCTGCGCATTTGGCTCGCCAGCTTTGGCTTGGTGGTCTGCCTCGGCGGCGGCATCGCGGCCGTCGTGCTGCACGTCCCTGCCTGGATCGCCATCGTTCTGTTCGTTTTCGCAGCCATCGCGCTGGTCGACCTCGGCTGGGTCGTCCACCGCAAACTTCGCGGCGAGCCGCACTGA
- a CDS encoding TetR-like C-terminal domain-containing protein has protein sequence MRPTELTTQRRRGTSLEAAIHAAVFEELAEAGHGGLTLEKVAARARTSRSSLYRRWSSLDELILAAIQNALPDLPTPADDGDIRAELVGVLDKMAQALAGPVGRALASILTDLTRSTTLHAAVREKIIAPRLRAVHAILERAASRGEIRPGAATPFVVQAGPSIVVQNVLLQGLRLSTKDIEDIVDQVVLPALRP, from the coding sequence GTGAGACCGACCGAGCTGACCACGCAACGGCGTCGTGGCACCAGCCTGGAAGCCGCGATCCACGCCGCGGTGTTCGAGGAGTTGGCGGAGGCCGGTCATGGTGGCCTCACGCTGGAAAAAGTCGCCGCACGCGCGCGTACGAGCAGGTCGTCGCTCTATCGCCGGTGGTCGTCGCTCGACGAGTTGATCCTCGCTGCGATCCAGAACGCGTTGCCGGACCTGCCGACGCCGGCGGACGACGGCGACATCCGCGCCGAGCTGGTCGGCGTGCTGGACAAGATGGCGCAGGCGCTGGCTGGCCCGGTCGGGCGCGCGCTTGCGTCCATCCTCACCGACCTGACCCGCTCGACGACGCTGCATGCCGCTGTACGCGAGAAAATCATCGCACCGCGGCTGCGCGCGGTGCACGCCATCCTGGAGCGAGCCGCGAGCCGGGGAGAGATCCGGCCAGGTGCCGCCACGCCGTTCGTCGTGCAGGCCGGACCGTCCATCGTCGTGCAGAACGTGCTTCTCCAGGGCCTGCGTCTGTCCACAAAGGACATCGAGGACATCGTCGACCAGGTCGTGCTGCCGGCGCTCAGGCCCTGA
- a CDS encoding alpha/beta fold hydrolase — MDLDRDFHWRGRRVAWTTAGSGPAVVFCHGTPFSSQLWKPFAEALSRDHTVHLWDMPGYGRSSKRPDQPTDFGAQAEAFAALLEHWQLEEPPHVVAHDFGGAVSLRTHLVHGVDFASLMLVDVVAIPPSGSPFFRFVQENPRLLGQLPGYVHRALVRAYVDNAAYRDLDDDVLSSLSDPWTGDEGQPAFYQQIAEYDESFLAENERRLPDITIPVRVVWGENDPWIPVERAHRLQALIPGAELRTVAEAGHLIHFDAPIALMDELRAWLESH; from the coding sequence ATGGACCTCGACCGTGACTTCCATTGGCGAGGACGACGTGTCGCCTGGACCACGGCCGGATCCGGTCCCGCCGTGGTGTTCTGCCACGGCACGCCGTTTTCCAGCCAGCTGTGGAAACCGTTCGCCGAAGCGCTGAGCCGCGACCACACCGTCCATCTCTGGGACATGCCAGGTTATGGACGGTCGTCGAAGCGACCGGACCAGCCGACCGACTTCGGCGCGCAGGCCGAGGCTTTCGCCGCGTTGTTGGAACATTGGCAGCTGGAGGAGCCACCGCACGTCGTGGCGCACGATTTCGGCGGAGCGGTCTCGCTGCGCACTCACCTTGTCCACGGTGTCGACTTCGCGTCGCTGATGCTGGTGGACGTTGTCGCGATCCCGCCAAGCGGTTCGCCGTTCTTTCGGTTCGTACAGGAGAATCCGCGGCTGCTCGGACAGCTTCCCGGCTATGTACATCGTGCGCTGGTCCGGGCGTATGTCGACAACGCGGCCTATCGTGATCTGGACGACGACGTCCTTTCGTCGTTGTCCGATCCGTGGACCGGAGACGAAGGCCAACCCGCGTTCTATCAACAAATCGCCGAATACGACGAGTCGTTCCTGGCCGAAAACGAACGGCGCCTGCCGGACATCACGATCCCAGTGCGCGTTGTGTGGGGTGAAAACGACCCGTGGATTCCGGTCGAGCGCGCGCATCGGCTGCAGGCCCTGATCCCCGGCGCCGAGCTGCGCACTGTCGCCGAGGCCGGACACCTGATTCACTTCGACGCGCCGATAGCGCTGATGGACGAGCTGCGGGCCTGGCTGGAGTCTCACTGA
- a CDS encoding STAS domain-containing protein, whose product MIGRDPVPDAAFNVRVHRLDDAVLLSVVGEVDMLTAPTLADHIDQVDAGVAVVVLDLSLVAFFSSTAIAALIDGQRRLAEKGIGLRVVPSTVVRRALEIVGLGDTVPMYDEATHALAAAN is encoded by the coding sequence ATGATCGGCCGCGATCCGGTGCCAGACGCCGCGTTCAACGTACGAGTCCACCGGCTCGACGACGCGGTCCTTCTGTCGGTCGTCGGTGAGGTCGACATGCTCACCGCACCGACCCTGGCCGACCACATCGATCAGGTCGACGCCGGTGTCGCGGTCGTCGTCCTCGACCTCAGCCTCGTCGCGTTCTTCTCCTCCACCGCCATCGCCGCGCTCATCGACGGCCAGCGGCGGCTCGCCGAGAAAGGCATCGGCCTGCGCGTGGTGCCGTCGACGGTCGTACGCCGCGCGCTTGAGATCGTTGGTCTCGGCGACACCGTCCCGATGTACGACGAGGCGACACACGCGCTCGCCGCGGCCAACTGA
- a CDS encoding SRPBCC family protein has product MKYTTSIEIDLPREKVVQLVSDPEHLPKWLRGLVLHEPVNGVHGQLGTTSRVVFQMGKQRMEATETITRLEPADLHAIPSSVVVHYDREIVGQGMWQAQRDRLIDAGPDTTLWESESEFRFDGLLMRLVGRLMPGSFRKQSLRHMQDFKAFAEQGTDVRERTN; this is encoded by the coding sequence ATGAAGTACACCACCTCGATCGAGATCGACCTGCCGCGGGAGAAGGTGGTCCAACTGGTCTCCGACCCCGAGCACCTGCCGAAGTGGCTGCGGGGCCTGGTGCTGCACGAACCGGTGAATGGGGTGCACGGCCAGCTCGGCACCACCTCGCGGGTCGTGTTTCAAATGGGCAAGCAGAGGATGGAGGCCACCGAGACCATCACACGCCTGGAACCCGCGGATCTGCACGCCATTCCCAGTTCGGTCGTCGTGCACTACGACCGCGAGATCGTCGGCCAGGGCATGTGGCAGGCCCAGCGCGACCGGCTGATCGATGCGGGTCCGGACACGACCCTGTGGGAGAGCGAGAGCGAGTTCCGGTTCGACGGGTTGCTGATGCGGCTCGTGGGGCGTCTGATGCCCGGCTCCTTCCGCAAGCAGTCGCTGCGGCACATGCAGGACTTCAAGGCGTTCGCCGAACAGGGCACGGACGTCCGCGAACGGACGAACTGA
- a CDS encoding SRPBCC domain-containing protein, translated as MKDVLDELAAARRRMGTATLPAGDAYTMELRRRYDAPVDEVWGAITEPERLGRWLRSVTGDLRLGGSFALDGGEHGEILQCDPPRRLRVSWLFGPDADEWPGTSEVEVRLSPGPAGDTELELVHAAAVGEPMFPTYGPGAGGVGWDLHLLALARHLADGDTLDHEEFRTLPEGREFVRRSAVGWGEAHLAAGGDPDQVAAAVEATTAFYTPGSSVR; from the coding sequence ATGAAGGACGTACTTGACGAACTGGCCGCTGCGCGCCGGAGGATGGGCACAGCGACCCTGCCCGCCGGCGACGCGTACACGATGGAGTTGCGCCGTCGCTACGACGCGCCGGTCGACGAGGTGTGGGGCGCCATCACCGAGCCCGAGCGACTGGGCCGCTGGCTGAGGTCGGTCACCGGGGACCTGCGCCTTGGCGGGTCGTTCGCGCTGGACGGCGGTGAGCACGGGGAGATCCTCCAGTGTGACCCGCCGCGGCGGCTGCGGGTGTCCTGGCTGTTCGGACCGGACGCCGACGAGTGGCCGGGTACGAGCGAGGTCGAGGTGCGCCTGTCCCCCGGCCCAGCCGGGGACACCGAGCTGGAACTGGTCCATGCGGCGGCCGTCGGCGAGCCCATGTTCCCGACCTACGGCCCCGGTGCCGGCGGTGTGGGCTGGGACCTGCATCTCCTCGCCCTGGCCCGGCACCTGGCCGACGGAGACACCCTCGACCACGAGGAGTTCCGGACCCTGCCCGAGGGGCGCGAGTTCGTTCGGCGTAGCGCTGTTGGATGGGGCGAGGCTCACCTGGCCGCCGGCGGCGATCCGGATCAGGTAGCGGCCGCGGTCGAGGCCACCACCGCGTTCTACACCCCCGGAAGTAGCGTGCGATGA
- a CDS encoding nuclear transport factor 2 family protein, with the protein MTVDPAAFEAIEDDWNEAMVANDADRIAAFMTDDWALVTEHGITSAEQFLANIRSGTLRHLRMASTGRPRVAVYGDAAVFSVRVVSTASFAGQRFDADEWTTDVFVRRGDKWLCASTQLTPALDAYDQGSQT; encoded by the coding sequence ATGACTGTGGATCCGGCCGCGTTCGAGGCGATCGAGGACGACTGGAACGAGGCGATGGTCGCCAACGACGCCGACCGCATCGCCGCCTTCATGACCGACGACTGGGCCCTGGTGACCGAGCATGGCATCACCTCTGCCGAGCAGTTCCTGGCAAACATCAGGTCCGGCACCCTGCGCCATCTGAGGATGGCCTCGACCGGACGGCCGCGAGTGGCTGTGTACGGCGACGCGGCGGTGTTCAGCGTGCGGGTGGTCAGCACCGCGAGCTTCGCCGGTCAGCGGTTCGACGCGGACGAATGGACGACCGACGTGTTCGTACGGCGTGGCGACAAATGGCTGTGCGCCTCGACGCAACTCACGCCGGCTCTCGACGCGTACGACCAGGGTTCGCAGACGTGA
- a CDS encoding GbsR/MarR family transcriptional regulator: MTRADDGAVAAFRERFAQIMVESGMPRMAARVYAALMVTDSGALSAAELAERLGVGAPAISGAVKYLVQVRLVVRGREPGSRHDFCRIHEHTWSHFVSQSDPVLVQVQAGAADGVAVLGPNSPAGQRLDETRRFFAFLREEISQSMAKWRRLQETERDAGQ; this comes from the coding sequence GTGACGCGAGCGGACGATGGCGCCGTCGCCGCCTTCCGGGAACGGTTCGCGCAGATCATGGTCGAGTCCGGCATGCCGCGGATGGCAGCGCGCGTGTACGCCGCGCTGATGGTCACCGACTCCGGCGCGCTGTCGGCGGCCGAGCTCGCCGAGCGGCTGGGCGTCGGCGCGCCGGCGATCTCCGGAGCGGTCAAATACCTGGTGCAGGTGCGGCTGGTCGTACGCGGTCGCGAGCCGGGCAGCCGGCACGACTTCTGCCGGATCCACGAGCACACCTGGAGCCATTTCGTCAGCCAGTCCGATCCGGTGCTGGTGCAGGTGCAGGCCGGAGCGGCCGACGGCGTCGCAGTGCTGGGCCCGAACTCTCCGGCCGGGCAGCGGCTGGACGAGACCCGCCGGTTCTTTGCCTTTCTCCGCGAGGAAATCAGCCAGTCGATGGCAAAGTGGCGGCGGCTTCAGGAAACCGAACGCGACGCCGGTCAGTGA